A region of Vigna radiata var. radiata cultivar VC1973A chromosome 6, Vradiata_ver6, whole genome shotgun sequence DNA encodes the following proteins:
- the LOC106763217 gene encoding F-box protein At1g60400-like translates to MKGDRRDSPKKEEKNKEKEEDMLPELPEEIILRILSFVDAKTAVQTSVLNKRCRCLWAFLPVINFDDASFKNVIFFEDFVDKFLSCRDTSTNVFNVNFDCRFGLYNDYFVDIIIEHVTDTPSITTTIEVLSIRAMSRITNLPTLSLCTSLTTLKLSYIFTQTTNFDIPSLKHLYIRSCQFCCGLVNTFDPVKGCVNLESLPLIF, encoded by the coding sequence ATGAAAGGAGACAGAAGAGACTCTccaaagaaagaggaaaaaaataaggagaaggaagaagacaTGTTACCTGAGTTACCTGAGGAAATTATTCTACGCATCCTTTCTTTTGTGGATGCAAAAACCGCAGTTCAAACATCAGTTTTGAACAAACGGTGTAGGTGTCTCTGGGCTTTCCTACCCGTTATTAACTTCGATGATGCATCATtcaaaaatgttatattttttgagGATTTTGTAGACAAATTTTTGTCTTGCAGAGATACTTCCACCAATGTTTTCAATGTTAATTTTGATTGTCGCTTTGGCCTTTATAATGATTATTTCGTTGATATTATCATTGAGCATGTTACTGATACACCATCCATCACCACTACCATCGAGGTCCTTTCAATCCGTGCTATGAGTAGGATTACCAACCTTCCTACACTTTCTTTATGCACATCTCTCACTACTCTCAAACTTTCTTACATATTCACTCAGACCACAAATTTCGATATTCCTTCTCTTAAACACCTATACATCCGCTCTTGTCAATTTTGTTGTGGACTGGTAAATACTTTTGATCCAGTTAAGGGTTGTGTCAATTTGGAATCTCTGCCTCTCATCTTCTAG